The Rhinolophus sinicus isolate RSC01 linkage group LG09, ASM3656204v1, whole genome shotgun sequence genome includes a window with the following:
- the CYCS gene encoding cytochrome c: protein MGDVEKGKKIFVQKCAQCHTVEKGGKHKTGPNLHGLFGRKTGQAPGFSYTDANKNKGITWGDDTLMEYLENPKKYIPGTKMIFAGIKKTAERADLIAYLKKATKE, encoded by the exons atgggTGATGTTGAGAAGGGCAAGAAGATTTTTGTGCAGAAGTGTGCCCAGTGCCACACTGTGGAAAAGGGAGGCAAGCACAAGACTGGGCCAAATCTCCATGGTCTGTTTGGGCGAAAGACTGGTCAGGCCCCTGGATTTTCTTACACGGATGCCAACAAGAACAAAG GTATCACCTGGGGAGATGACACCTTGATGGAGTATTTGGAGAATCCCAAGAAGTACATCCCTGGAACAAAAATGATCTTCGCCGGCATTAAGAAGACTGCAGAAAGGGCAGACTTGATAGCTTATCTCAAAAAGGCTACTAAGGAATAA